The following nucleotide sequence is from Fundulus heteroclitus isolate FHET01 chromosome 24, MU-UCD_Fhet_4.1, whole genome shotgun sequence.
taattctgaaaatattatcatgtgaatataaatacaaagcatacagaaaatgcagctttattaagtgacctgctttattttatttagcttttaatttcttttcaacatttagttctactacttggcttgtgctttggtagtttcatgtttaaaatgacaaaagaaatattaaaaagccTATGGTCTTCAAGTTGTACTTACTCTCATATGACAGCAGATGGCAGTGAAAGCCCAAATTCATGAGATTAAATGTTTGAAGTCAATTTTTAAACGTCTGTCTACCACTTTTTTGTGATTTGAATCATCAGTGGCTGGTCTAAACATATTAAATTTCCAAGAATTCAAAGTGAGCATGAAACTATACCATTTTCCAGGGAATAAACAGTATTATGTGACGCTATGCttcatttttttgtctgtatgtactgttttattatctttgtgtctttctttaAATGCCTCAGTACTACTGTTTGTATTATAACCTAATTTTACAGACTGTAAGCTAGTCTAACAAAGTTCCAGAAGCCAGAATCCTGATCTCCACTACAATAAAACAGTTCATAAACAAGTTAATGAATGCTATGTTTATGATGTTTAAAATGGATATAAAGGAGGCAGAACTGAAATTCTCATTGAAACcaccagaaacaaaataaagttatttggACAAATTGAAACATTGAAACTATAATTTCATCATCCAAATaaagtgtttaaattaagcaTACAAGTGTAATTAAGGTGTAATCTGGACAAAAATGGCCTCAAGGAAGTGTTCGATAGGTGAGGAGCAGCAGAGTTGTGTTGGAAGAACACAAGAGGGAAGATCTTGATGACCTGGGGTGTGTGAAGGATTAGGGAACCAAATATTTGAGCTAGTGCTTACTCCTTGTCAACTTGTAAAACTTAAACTAGttggaaattgtatttttttaatatcagcAAGCCATACCGTATTTGGTGTGATAATTTAATTCAGGATTCTGGCTTATGACCATCTGAGCTGATTTGAGAAACAACTGTGgatgttttaaaggcatacCTAAAACACTGTGGCACCACCTGAAAACgcctaattatagctcctacctcctgttgcttgacctttcatggggtgaAGTCAACAGTCAACAGCAGTCAACAGCAACACCAAGAACACTATCATGGGAAGAACAGGTGCTTTGAGGCGCAGTTCCACTTGCCCGCCCATTTTGGCCCGCCCTACTCTGCTCCTCCACTTATCCATATTTATGACCAAGTGATGTAATATGTGAAAGGGTAAATGGTACTACTTTCAAATCCCACTACCTAGGGGAGTGGGCCTAGTGGTTAAGTTTGAGTTAATATTCACAGCATAGCTATCTCCCCttctgtatggattctcatatgagagtttaaatgtgctttacgGCTAAATCTtcgtccacatagatcacaacagaaaggtttctcGCCTGTATGGATAATCACGTGCGTGTTTAACTGTGATTTTTGGCAAAACTTCTTTCCACATATATCACAAAagaaaggtttctgtcctgtatgaattctcatgtgtgcGTTGAAGTTTCCTCTTTCGAAAAATCTTtgcccacatagatcacaacagaaatgcttctgtcctgtatggattctcatatgtgcgtttaaatttgatttaaagcTAAAGctctgtccacatagatcacaacagaaaggtctCTTTCCTGTATGGactctcatgtgtgtgtttaaatttgctGTTCGGCTAAATCTCTTTCCACACATattacaacagaaaggcttctgtcctgtatggattctcatgtgtgaatttaaattagttttttggctaaacctttgtccacatagatcacaacagaaaggcttctgtcctgtatggattctcatgtgtgtgctTAAATTTGATTTATAGCGAAATCTTTGTGCACATACATCACAAGAGAAAGGCGTCTGTCCTGTATGGgatctcatgtgtgtgtttaaatttgatttatagcgaaatttttgctcacatagatcacaacagaaaggcttctgccctgtatggattctcatgtgcgTGTTTAAATGGGCTTTTTGGCTAaatttttgtccacatagatcgcaacagaaaggcttctctcctgtgtggattctcatatgtgtgtctaaaacacattttcctataaatgttttgccacagtctttgcagtCAAGCTTCACTCCTGTCTGGACTTTCCTCCGTGActctacatttttcttttctgtagaacatttctgaTATCCAGAGTCTGAGAGATGTTTCAGCTTAGAGAGAGGGTtctctacatcactgtcctcttcatccttctcAATGTCTTCAGTCTTCaaagaaatggaagcatctccatgatcttgcaTTCTGATAGATTTTTCATCATCATTCTCTTTTGAAAGCTCTCTgtctttaatttggtctggataaagctgtgagagcagcagagactgttcatcatccagactctttaagGGAGGAGCAgaaactggaaacctgatgggaTTTATCACATCTTTTCCactgagctgctctcctggcagactgatgtagacttccttctgttcctcctttatgtgggggggctttgggtcatgcaggtcggcaggaggtctgtggtctaaagaagtttcttctttaacaatcagcttctgctgaacatctgcaggaaacactgaagcacattatgcacattagaAAGTATTTTGATCTCAGCCTGAACTGAGACACATTTTAATCAAGATATATTTAGATAATTTAGTAAGATTTAATTGTTTAACTACTTTTTTcgtattgtttattttgcattaaaacatagaataaaacaacagaggggaggggagggagcagggggagagttctgagcagTCTcagccataacaatccaggggTTACATTGATAAGGGAAGGCAGaatccaaatactttatttgtttatgaggcaagctgctctgactttcctgtcagctttaagtttttgctggctccaaatagCGAATCCAATATttcaaattgttgggcttttctgcGTTACACTTGCAAAATTTTATCCCATCtgcccttgagttcaaccaccaaagccagtctgcgtaccagcacagccagctttcggctctgctccttcaCCTTCCAGGTCTATCCGTTCAACGCCTTGGTGAGCGCGTCATTTGCAGCCGGtagactgatcaaggccaaatggctaccaacatctgctgtatttgctgatacatcaaaaatccaccagatCCAATacgtagaaatccaagtatcctaaatccaaacatgcaaacgtttcaaacgtTCCttgaatgacaaagtcgaaagactcaccgttttccatccaagaatatagggtgcACCCCACAAAATGAGTCAGATCGGTACACGACGGGTcccccctttcgttgcctacccgtcgaaaaaaaattatcaatattTCCAGCATTTTTACCTTACATGTCGACTGCAGTTAGTTACAGTCATGAATAACATGgctgttttatgttattttgctattttttgagAGCTGCAGGTAATAATATATGGTCCCGTGATCAGACAGTTTAGCTTCCCTCATTCGTCCCCAGCTTTTGCAGCCCAATAGAAGCGTCACTTTACTGTTGGCTGGATTATCTAAAAAGCGTTTTATGAAGTGGTAAAATCATTTATACCTTTAGAATACAACTAATGTTTTACAATGGTGTTGCTTTATGGTATTTTGCTACTTTTGGAGAGCTGTAGGTAATGTaccgtagggctggacgataattcaataacaatatatatcaatcgataaacgtgtggcgcgatagggaaaaaaaagggtcgataaaaatttgatagagacagttttccttccttcctttcagcctatcatattagttgatgctacagtcactacttcctctcaaccaattgaatgaaaaacacagaaatatgtgAAAAATCATCCAACAAACAGCAAGTTTAAATAAGTGGGTTTTGAGATGTGATCTTAAGTTCAGTAACAAGTCTGAGATCCTGATGGTTTGGGGCAGTGAGTTCCAAAGGGTGGGTGCAGCAGCAGCGAAGGCTCGGCCCCTTAAAGGAGAaatccggtcaaaatcagaattcaaactgctgaatgtactttcaatataaaattattacatactgtttcataaatgataagcttttttaattaagagtaattttcatttgaaggtccttttatgggagccgccatcttggtgtagaacagtactgccacctcccaaaTTGTGACGTCAGGTTGCGGGATTGACTGTAgtgcaagtcccaatgccctatctgtccccttgtaaataaatatccattttcatgtctatctttgtttaaccccttaaacaaagatagacatggtattaagcatagggctggacgataattcaataataatatattgatcgatagacgtgtggcgcgataggaaaaaatagggtcgataaaagttcgacaaagagttttccttccttcctctcagcctatcatattagttgatgctacagtcactacttcctctcgattAATCGTAATCACAGACCCAGGCACGCAGTCACAAAGGGCCGCCCTCACAAACCACAACACACAGCACATGAATATGTTGCAGCAAGGAGCGgtggaggaaacggtcccaaaacggggttttactagttcgccagtatgacagaaataaaccacagtgatttgtaaaacttgcaaggaacgggtaaaaaaaaagtctggtaacgcaaccaacttgtttcatcacgtaagctgCTCAGCCACTCACACCTGCAGCCCCGTGAGCAGTTTCAGCCGCTCTGCGTCTtcgtaggaatcttctggaacttcttccaaaacaaagcaggtatagcagctaaaccgggctcccttctttgtgataaaatgacaaagcgtccaagcggcataaggacacaacgcatgcagtaacgtgcttcatagtgatgatgctgctgttgtctgcagtttcaaaacctggcttcaaacaattactcgccactcttgatctgCGATataaagtttttctctaacagtgctccctaaattgtgcaactagtgcagagaatcagtgcaaaatgagctgcagtctgggtcttcccacgccacaacctcggacctcagccctgcgtcagcctctcaattatgaaacctgagaagtaactagtgtactattcccacctaaatggcctattttatttattcatttggtatatttattttggtcattttactggtcactttagtttattatttgtcattatttaataacataactcaggtctcttaagttatttttcttaaaaattctgttatggttagaaaagttggttaaataaagatttaattggaattctgtgtttgtgttctttattacaattaaatcatttagcaatatcataaaatgtccaggcagagctgcacataaaatatggttttaaatattttcaataattatcaatatcgatcaatatgcattttttttatggataagctttttttctatattgtccagccctaatgtaCCTTGTTGTGATTAGCTTCACCCgtcctccctcctcccactcCAGCTGCACAATTACTTTTATTACTGTAAGCTGGATGGTCTAAAAAGCCTTAGATGAAGTGTTTGTATCGTTTACACTTTCGCAAAACAACTGCTGTTTTATACCAGTGTTGTTCTGgattattttgctatttttcgAGTAGTAAGAAATAAATTGTCTCGTAATCAGAACGTTCAGTTACTGTCCCTCTCTCCCTGTTTCTGTAGACCAAAGGAAGATTTACCTGTACTGTATGTTGGATGATCTAAAAGCATTTTATGAAGCGGTTACATTATTTACACTTTACCAATACACTGCtgcaaatacacttattttgttatttttgctgtttttttggagaacagtaggaaatAATGTATCATCTCATAATCTGGAAACGTGTCAGTGAACTAACCTATCTCTAAGTTATTACAGCTATGAGGAAGCAGGACCATCTGAAACAGAAAGGACCGTGCATCCAACCACTTCATTTGAGATCTCTTCTTCAAGGTGAGAAGTCTATTCTCTATACCATTGTGGTcacaaaataaatgtcattACACGATTACCATTGTGTTCTTACACTTATAAATCAGTGTCAGATGAAACTTTAGCTTTAGCCTGTGATTTAGATAAGCACAGTCAAATCTAATCTTTAAAAGATGTCTTTGTTTCCCCAGGGAACACAGTGCAGCAGAAGATGAGAAGTATCGGCCACCTGCTCATCGGCTATGGACTAAGCCCCATGAAGCACACCGATGGCTCTGCCCCAAGATAAAAGAGCAATTCAATCAGGCCAATCACCCGGTGTGCGATTCAAGCTAGACCACCACCTACTGATGGCAGCAATGACGTGTGGCACTTTCCAGGTGAACCAGACACTGAGACATGGATACctaaattttttttgtgaaagtttttgctcatttgtttatACGGTCTTTACGTATAGCTTTTTATTGCACAtattcacacattttatttatagctAATTATTGAATAGTTTTTCACATTGTTAGTTTCTCatgtttattagtttttttattgaagtattttttaaataaattgaagtATTTGAGACAAAAGTATTTCTCCTGGCTTGGAAAGTCACCGCAGCAGATACCGAGTAAACTAATAGACGTTGAACACAGATGGAAGCTCTCGAATCAACAGTGTGGCCCAGCACGGAGGtggatgtgtttttgtttcatggAGGATGAGAAAATTCAGACGGTCCACAAAGAAATTAGAAGGCATTAATGGAACTCCGTACTGAAGGCAGCCAGCAAGTAGCATGACAACTACTATATGGGACTCGGGAGCCGACAGTCAAGCAATGGCAGGGAGAGAGGCCCCGACTCGGCCACTGCGGTGTAGGAAACCTCAATGACTCAATGTTTATTTCACTCTAAAATCATCTGTTATATTACTGGTCGTTGTTGCCGGTGAGCTAATGTTTGTGTGAACAAAAGCTAATCAAAAGCCAGGTTCTGTAGAAGCTAAAGGCTAGTCAGCCCCTCATGCTAGCTCTGTTCATAGTTCCCCTCCTTGTCCCTGTTGCACACCACtgaatgttttagttttctttgttgttcAGTTGTTTTATTCCGGAACCTTTTTCATCTGTCCCACCTGGTGCAGATTAAAGCATTAAGATGCACACCGGACAAAACTGTTCTGCATAAGAAAAGCAGCTAACTGTGGCTCAACAACTTTGCAGATGGCACATAGATTTTGATCAAGACAGATTAAAAGGGATAGTGTCTTTGTGGTTAGAGAATTGTGCTTGTGTCCcggaggttctgagttcaactgccactctgggtccctgagc
It contains:
- the LOC118557739 gene encoding gastrula zinc finger protein XlCGF8.2DB-like, with protein sequence MQDHGDASISLKTEDIEKDEEDSDVENPLSKLKHLSDSGYQKCSTEKKNVESRRKVQTGVKLDCKDCGKTFIGKCVLDTHMRIHTGEKPFCCDLCGQKFSQKAHLNTHMRIHTGQKPFCCDLCEQKFRYKSNLNTHMRSHTGQTPFSCDVCAQRFRYKSNLSTHMRIHTGQKPFCCDLCGQRFSQKTNLNSHMRIHTGQKPFCCNMCGKRFSRTANLNTHMRVHTGKRPFCCDLCGQSFSFKSNLNAHMRIHTGQKHFCCDLCGQRFFERGNFNAHMRIHTGQKPFFCDICGKKFCQKSQLNTHVIIHTGEKPFCCDLCGRRFSRKAHLNSHMRIHTEGEIAML